Below is a window of Burkholderia sp. FERM BP-3421 DNA.
ACCCCACGCCATGAACCTGCCTTCCGAATGCCTGGCCGCCCTGGCCGGGCGAGTTCGCCTGCCGCTCGAATTCGACGCCCACGGACAATGTTTCCTGCTGCTCGACGGGACGCTGATGATCTCCCTGCGCCGCGTCGAGAAGGCGGTGATCCTGTACGGGATGCTCGGCGAGTGTCCGGAATACGCATCCGCCGCATTCTGCAAGCGGGTGCTGGCGGCCACGCTCGACGTGTCGGAGGCGGGCGGCGGCATCGGATACGACGAGGAGACGGGCGCGCTCATGTTGATCGAGCGCGTCCCGATGGCGCGGCTTGGCGCGGACGCGAACGCCTTCGTCGATGCGTTCGACGCCTTCGCGACCCGCCTGGAACACCTGCTCGTCGCGTTCGGGGACGCCGGCGCGAGCGAGACGCAATGGCGAGCGCAGGCGACGGACGAACGGCTTCGCGCTGAAATCATTCCGTGACATACGCGGGCTACCTTCCCGTTCACGCGCCGGATCGACGATGCGCGCGCGGAACCGTTCGTCCGGCGTCGGACGAGGGAACAGGTGAGCAATCAAGAATCGAGTATGGACGCGAATAGACCGTGTGAAAAAGTGCTGGTGGTGGACAACTATCCGATCGTGCGCAACGGCGTCGAGGTCGTGCTGCGGGAGCGGTACGCGGGCATCGACGTGCGCGGCGTGTCCGACATGGACGCGGCGCGCGACCGCTGCCGGCTCGACCGGCCGGATCTGGTGCTGCTGGACCTGATGCTGTGGGGCGGCGATCCGTTGCCGGAAATGGGCGCGATCCGACGCGTGCAGCCGGGCATCCGGTTCGTCGTGTTCACGGCGCTTCGCTCGGAGGCGCGCGCGGCCGACGCGCTCCGCGACGGCGCGTCGGGCTATCTGACCAAGTGGTGCGGCACCGACGACATGGTGCGGGCGATCGCGCGCGTGAT
It encodes the following:
- the sicP gene encoding chaperone SicP encodes the protein MNLPSECLAALAGRVRLPLEFDAHGQCFLLLDGTLMISLRRVEKAVILYGMLGECPEYASAAFCKRVLAATLDVSEAGGGIGYDEETGALMLIERVPMARLGADANAFVDAFDAFATRLEHLLVAFGDAGASETQWRAQATDERLRAEIIP